Sequence from the Argentina anserina chromosome 7, drPotAnse1.1, whole genome shotgun sequence genome:
GGAAGCATCTCCAAGAAGACCATTATCAATATCAATGCCAACAGAAAGCAAATCATGAACAGTTTTGCTTTCATCTGGGTCTAATCCATCTACAGCACTTCTTTTATCTATATGCTCTCCAGTTTTTCTCAGTGGGAAATTGCCGCCTGACAATCTGGTGGAAGCATCTTCAAAATGACTACTAGGCAAAGGAATGGCATCAGAAAGAAACAGCTGTAATTCCTTATCTTCTGTGTTCTCTTCAGAATCACCAGAGAAAACCAAGTCATAGAACTTTTCATCATCAAAGGAATCCCAATAGAAAGGAACGGTGAGCGGATTCATATCCTCCAACATCTTTTTCTGACAGGAATCAACTTGGCAGGTGCTATCTTTTTCAAGAAGATGCCAATCCAAGTAAATCCTATCTGATGCCGATAGCGGCTGTGGCTTTACATCACTTAGCTTTTCCTCAATAACAACGTATAAACATATCCTTTCCTGATCATATAAAACAGGTACAGGCAATGATTTGAATGTATCATCAACCAGGGCTAGCTCAGGACTAACAATCAAATTGTTGAAGTTCAACTCTCCATTAAACATCCAGTCACATGATTCAGGTTCATTTGCTGTTTGTGCGTTAAAGAGGACTTCAAGAATTAGGGATGGGTCCAAATCAAGAATCTGAAACTCCTGGAAAACAACCGGGCTTACAGACTGGAAACAGGAACTGATGCTTGTCCCTTGATATTCAGTGTTTCCCTGAGACTGGGACATCTCCAGCATGCTTAACAAGTCCATCTCAGGGGGAATGTCAAGGGACCCGAGATCAGATCCAACACACTGCTTTAACAGACAATTATCTGAAAGAAGCTCTAATATCCCATATTCCTTCGAACCCAAAAGCTCCTTGCCATTTAAGTTATCGCTTTGATCCAAATGTTGTGGCTCAATGTTTTCATAAACGGAAAAAAGTTCATCCTCTAAAGACAGAGCTGtcaaattttgcagagatatCTCATTTGCTTCTAACAGAGGGAAAGGCATCTGATAAGAGTTCATTTGGTCCAGACGAGAACTATCTTCTTCGAATGAATAAGGCTTTTGATCAGTTGGATATTCTGACTTAAGGTCTTCAACTGTATGCACTGATTCTTGAACATCCCAAGGATACTGCATTGTCAGATTTAGAGTTTCCTGCAAAGAGAAtagaataaataataaaacaactaaaattcaaaaacacACCCTGGGACGAATTGGATATCAGGAACTACTTAGCATGATACAAagtattcaaaaacaaaagtaaTGCAATCTAGAGCTTCTATACCaatatatattcttaaaaCCCACCATTTCCTTATCAAAAGGATATTCTGAGAATGAtataagtgaaaaaaaaacttatcaaAACAAGCTATTTGATCTGCTAACAAATTAACATTACCATTGTAATAATCACGCATTTAAGGTAGACAATTTAGACAGAGTTAGAAGTTGCAGTGTTATATATATCAACTACTTTAACCCCTGTGCTGAAGTTAACTGTTAAGAGGCCAAATGactaaatgaaaaacaaaatctgAATAGAGAATTTCAACCTCCGGAACTTCCAAAAGAATCGGCatctcatctttctcataaatGTAAGAATTTTCCTGCACATAGAGAGCCACAATATACGTAAGCATAGCACATAGAACCAGAGCCAACTTATATATTTACCAACTTCATTAGTAGACATCATTTTACCAGGAATTCATCCAGCTCTAGTGTTTCAAACTTGAGTACTTCACATTGGAGTGCATCATTATCCACTTCTCTTCTGCCACCATCCTCCTTCAACATTTATACAAGTAAGACTCTTCGGACCAAAACATCAATCACGTAAGGCTGTCTATATCTGAGTGTCATTACCATACCTTGTGAAATCCAATCTCCGGAGCTAAACCAGCCGTTATCTGATTCTCCGGTCCCTTCTGCTTTCCAAGAACATCGGCTTTCTGCCACAGTTCACCAAAATCCAAAATAAGATCCAAATTACCCAACACAATACAATTCCACAACTCGATAACGAGTGATTTTCGAGTACTTAAGAAGGTAAGAACACAACCACTCAGCATATGATCTCAATTTCGTAGTTGATAAACTTCGGTTAAATTCAGCATCAAAGTAAGCACAGACTAAAACCGTGGATAGATGAACCTATAATATCTAAACTAGTCAACATCTCGAATCGAAAACACCTATAGCTTATAGTAAATTATCAAATCATTTAGAACAGACGCAGAAATTAACAGTCCTTGTAATTCTCATCCAAAATTCAACTCCACAATTCAATGAGCTATGAACAATCAAGCGATTTCTAATCCGATAAGGTCAAATTTCTACTCTGACACAGAAAATTACCTCCGATTTCGCGGCAGCGTCGAAATCCGAGACGTCGACGGCGAGGTGCTGAGGGAGAACGGCGGCGAAGAAGTTGGAGAGCGCGTCGGCGATCGGAAGCTGTTCGATCGGGAGCGAGAGGTGGAGGAGGGGATCGAAGCGTACGGCGGCGCGGAGAACATCGGAGGCGGAGAGGTTGGAGTGGTGGAGGTTGGGGATGGGGAGGTGGAGGAAGGTTAGGGTTTCTAGGGTTTGGATGGGAGTGGGAGTGAAGTAGTCGAGGTTGAGGAACCGAGTTCGCAtttctgagagagagagaaagagagagaagagggaggtggattttttttttggggggggggtttGATTTTGGGGGAATTGAATTTGGCGCTTTAAATTTTGGCCGTTAAATACGCGGGTGCTGCTAATTTGCGCCGGTTTGTGTACTGTACACAACAAAACGCCGTCCAGTCGTCCACAACACCAAAATCATTTTTTGAGGAAATTTCGCTGCGAACTTTCTTTATAAAACCATTTGTGAGAAAAATTCCCTCTGAAGTCGAGATAATTCCACATCTTAAAGCATCttttcagaccaaaaaaaatatatatatcttaaagCATCTTTAACCATGCTACTATGCATGTTTTagttaaattttaacaaaaacaaattaaaaaatattttgactAGTCTATTTAGAAGTAtatcttttttaattttctttaaaaacatattttaaatttatttataaattatatttaatctCCTATATggaatattttaattttgagcTATCTCACTCAATAAATTTATCGAGTGAGATAGCTCAACGTTAAAGTAAAATTATAACAAAGAGTCTAGTAAACTTACTAATTTTCGTAAAGAAAAAATTTCACCATCAGTATCCCAACTCTTGTGGCAATATCAATGTAGTATCtaaactctgagttgtaccaatataGTATTCAACTCCTTATTTACTATCAACGAGGGCACGTTTGTTACCCAGGACTGTCTAAGTCAGGACTATTTCTTATAACAGTCCCGGACTATGCAAGCTTCGGACTGTACTGCAGTAATCCCTAACCCAGGTTTGGTACTGCTTCGGACTAAAGAACAGAACAGTCGGAATAGTCTAATCCTACGTTTGATGTCAGCTAATTGCTTTTGAAACGCTTGAAAAAACTGAGCATAGAATAATATTATGAAAAGATTTGAAAGAAGCGAACTTGAGGATGTAAACAAGAACGGGTAGACGTGATGAACATAAAGAAGAAAGCTTGAAGGCGAAAGAAGGGAAATTGAGAGGGGCCCACTGACCGACGGTGGAGGGGATATCGGTGGAGGCGTAATGGGATTTTTTGAGGCGGTGCTGGAGATGGGCGGCGCACCAGACGGTACTCAAAGGGCCCTTCCGAGCCAATATTGTGTGCGAATAGAACATCCTCGGCTTCCTTACCTCCAAAACCaaactgaagaagaagaagcagcaggGGGTTTTGTTTCATCAGAAGCTTTTGCATTCAATTTTACTTCCAAAGCTATTAAGTTTCTTAATTGAAATCAGATCAAGCAACCCAGATCAAGAAGACGACCTAGCTATGAAACTCATGAATTTATATCAAATCAAGCTACCCAGACCAAGAATCattcatcaatcaatcaaataaACACAATCCATAAACAATAGTCAAGTAAATCAATATATTTTAACCCATACCAGATCgagaaaaaaattcaagatAGAGCAAGGGTGAAgacgagagggagagagagagagaggaggaggaggaggagagagagagagagagagagagagagagagagagagagagagagagagagagaggtagaACCTGGAATAGGGGTGTGTGAGAGAGTCGATGAGTGAGAGAGCACCAGAGCTGAGTGAGAGAGGCGTGAGAGTGAGACGAAGTCTTCTGGAACCCTACGTTTTTCTTCTGCAACGAAAGCTTATGGAGTCCCCCCAATTTTGGGGCCGCTCCGTAAGCCGAAATATGGGAGACGCGGGGACTGCGTAAGCTCATTAAATGAAATCCCGTGTTTTCACCAAACGTAGGTTTCGGTTTATTTTTGTGTGTAAGGTAGTCCAATCCAATCCAAACCTAGGTAACAAACGTAGCCCGAGTGTTCTGACATCATTAATGGAAACCGTTTATTTGGTCGGCGTGCGGAGGACGTGACTACAAAAAAAGGAGGAATATTTACCTAAATAACCATATTCTTTCTCATCTCATTTCTCTGGGTTTGACAACAGACTCTAGTCTCTTTCTCTCACCGACGCAGGACACCATCTTGCTTTTCCGCCTCACAACTTCGTTGTCTTGGTGACCCAACGCCATGCAACCTTCCCACCGTACTCGCCTCTTCTTCCACTCCCTATCCATGTCCATCGATTATCATCTCGGCCCAATTTACAGTTCCGAACTGTAGCAGTATTGAACTTCCATGAATTCCGACCATGGATTCGAACTCCGGCGAGCTCCTTGGTCATCTCTTGGTAATCCGAGTCTCTAGTTCTTGATTCCAATCCGATTCTGATATTCTATAATCAATTTCTCAAATCGGAGCCTAACATTGAATTTCCTTTTTATGGGTTTTTGCCACCATCGCACACCACCGTCGAATTCATACTTCATGGCGACGTTCTTAGAACTTAAATGAGCTCGGTCGATCACTTGAGGTATTACCCAGTGTGAGAAATAAGAGTCGGAAGGGATTACAGAaatcaaaaacccaaaaaatatgGGGAGTACCCAAATCCTCTGAGCTGCAGCCACCACCCGAGAGAAAAGGAGTCAAAATCTTTTGGGTTCAAGTTCTTGGAATTTTATGGGGTTTTTTTTATGGTGAATAAACCATACAGCTGATACAAGATCTCTGAAACAAGGTGGGATTAAAGGAGAATATGTACTTGAGGTATTGGGTTTCAGAAGATTGGTTTGGGTGAATTAGATGCCCAATTTGAATTTCGAGGTGGATCAGATGTTTGGATGGAGGATGGAGGTGTTGGTAATCTGGTGGATTCATTGCAATTTAGGGTCTGAGATTTGGGTTGAATTCCcccagaaaaacaaaaaaattgggaCTCAATCGTGaaggagagagggagggagatGGTAATCAAGTGCGGACTGAGGAATGttgaaaaaaattactatCAGCCCTCAGATGCATTTCATTTAGATTGAAAGGCTATAAGCTTCAAATGAAAGTTCAGTTTTGCCCGCAGATGACCAAACAAACGGAGCTGGAAAATAACATCAGACCGCTCGTTCATAGTAAATAAGGAGTTGTGGTACTATATTGGTACAATTTAGAGTTGGTGTACTATATTGATCTTACCATAATAGTTGAGGTACTGATGGtgtaattttttctttcataaaatgctaaaatattctttaaaataatttaataattataataaaaagTTTATTGAATATGCTCTTACTCTATGGTTACATATTACTAATTAGTGAATTAATTAGTTGTTGTTTGAGGTGTTTCTATGTTCTTAGCTAAAACATTATATGATACTGAAAAtactgtgtttttttttttgttcttacgAATTCTAGAACTGAGATTCACGGGTTTTACAATTTAGATGATTTGCATTTCATCTTGCATGTGTTGTACTACACATCTCTTTACCGATTGCTTTTCAACCATTTAGTGAGAGGTTCGAAGATCatatgacatttttttttccgaatATGTGATAAGTGAATCACATCATGAAGTTTACCAAATAGAGAGAGGCTACGACATTGGTTAACTCGTAAAACTTGTTGGAATAGGCCATCGGTTGAGAAAGAATCAttacataaaaaaacaaaaaaggtaTCATAAACATGTTATATGGTGCTACTCGATTCTAAGGATCAACTACATGATCACAAGATTTATGGATAACCAAGCTGCATATGTGTATGATAATTCAGTTTTATATGTGGCACTGTGTCCATATACCTCATACCAAACATCTCATAGCTTAACAGAAAGTAATGTTACTGCAATTATTTCATATCTGCATATACACCGCCACGTCTACTATTGTCCGTCCCTATCCACAGCCTCCGTCTCAGCCCCTTCTCGAATACGATGTCGCTTAATCAGTAACGGCAACACTGTCACTCTGTGGTTATCCATTGCAGGAGAAAGTGAGAAACCAATTCCCCTCGGCCTTGAAGCCACGTGCATAGCAGGTACCACTACGTGGCGGAATATGAGACGTGGTcggttttgtttcttactcgtGTCGTTCTTCCGGAGCCTGAATCATGCAGAGGTGGCACAACCATTTGCTCCGGCCATTCCTTTATATCTTCAACTTCCCCACCTCTGTTTCTCACACATTGTTCTTCAAAAAAGATAATACTCTTCCAAATAGTTCGAGATTATCTGAAAGATTTTAATCATGGATAGTCATGTAGTACGTTCTCATGTTGGTAAGGATCAAACTCATCTCCTACTAATTAGCAATTCTCTCTTGCTGTGTTTGTTGCTTTGTTATAGTTCAATCGGTGTTAATGTGTGTGACTGTATTGCAGAAGGTGAAGAAGAGGAACACCATGAGAAGAAGTCGGTTTTGAACAAAGTGAAGGCGAAAGCGAAGAAGTTGAAGGAGACTATCAAGGGGCATCATCACGACCatgatcaagaaggccaacaAACTCCTGATGATCATGATCCGgatgaggaagatgatgaagatgacgaTCCAGAAGTTCATGGTGTACCGAGTGAGTTTTTTGAATTGAGCTATGGATTTGTCGACTCTGTTTTGAGGGTGTGATTGGACATATTGAATTTTGGTTAACTTTGTAGTATATGACTCGGCAGCTAGGAGGACTGATGCTCCTGTGCAAGGAGACATCTTGAAGGTGCCTATGAGGAACTTTGGAGACACTAGAGCAGGGCGTGATGAATATGATCCTAAAGTTCCAAGGGATAGAACTAATGCCAATGTTAGTGATCCAATGAGGTCTAATGTGCCTGGGCTACATGGAACTACAGAACATGGTGCAAGTAAGTCGCTCAAGTTGTTTCAAATCCCTCCATCGATTCTGTTGCAATATAATTTACTGTTTGACCCAACATTATAAATTTGTTAGTGAGACTAGCTCTAACAATCTTATAAAGATGTTTTACAAAATAAATATGGACATACGATACCAAGGTTAATACATGTATTGATTGCTTTATAATTCTTTAATTTGATCTTCATGGTGTAGTGCACAACTCTGGAACGACTAGAAGAACTGATGCTCCGGTGCAGGGAGGCATTCATTTCGGAGCGACGCACCATGAACATGATTCTGCAATGCCAGGAGAGAGGACTAGTGTGGGATATAGTGGTCCGGTGAGTGATTTTGTGCCTGGTCGACAATATCGAACTACCATTGGGCATGAAGATCTGTTGGGAGGAGCAAGGACCAAACTGGTTGGTCCAACAACAGGGCCTGTGCTTAAGCATGAAGAACCAAAGGGAATGTTTGATGCAACTGGGGGAGGAACTCATACGCCACGCAACACTCCGGTTTCTTCTCTTCCGCATCATGGAAATTACAACTCTATTACTATGGATGTTGACTCAGGCAAGACTTCTGGCTCCAGGCAAGTAGGGAATTTAGGGCAGACTGGGGACAATCTGGGAAAGACTGATGTTCTAGGGGAAGAGACTCCTGTGCCACATAGAATCAGTGGAACTTACAAGAGTACCATGGACGTTGTCCCGAGGCAGACATTTGTTTCTGAGAAAGGAGGGGATTCAGATCAGTCCAGAGTGAATCTGCACCGACCTCGAGGATTTGAGGAAGATCCTCATGCACCTAAGGTCAATCCTGAAGCTTACTCTCCTTCGAATTATGAGACCAAGGTCACTGATCCCACCAAATCTGGTAATGTATTATCTTAATTTTGTGTCATAAAATCAAATTGCTGATGTATAgcgttttcatatatatatcatattttttACTTGACTCGTGGCAGGTGGTCGGGAAATTGGAGTCACACCAATGCTTCATTCTTTTGATAAGATGAACCTACATGGAGATGATCGCCAATACTTGAACGATGGTGGCAATCAGAGCCAGTCCACCAGAAGCCATGAACAATTTTCACCTGAGAACCAGGGCACTAGCTACACTGAAACAATCTCATCCGCCACTTCAGCCATTGCTGACAAGGCAATTTCGGCAAAGAATGCAGTTGCTTCCAGGTTGGGGTACGGTGGGACTGAGACTGTTCATGATGACTACTCAAGAGGCTACGTCACTGGTGCTGGGAAGTCTGGTTCATCACATCGTCAACATCAGAACCAAGTACTTGATCCATCTACTAACCAATCGAAACCCGCTGAGACTCCGCAGGTCCGAGGAACCATAGAACCCGAGCACAACACTGCAGCTGATCTCAAACCATCAAACCAGACCGGCGGAACCTACACTGAGAGGATTTCATCTGCCACCTCTGCCGTAGCTGACAAGGCCATCTCTGCGAAGACTGTTGTTGCTTCCAAGCTTGGATATGTGCCTAGCGATCAGGTGCATGAAGTTAGAGATGTCACTCACACTAATGTGCCTACTGGAACAACTGCAGCCGATCAACATGGCAAGACAATTACCTCTACAGTTGCGGAGAAGCTAACACCGGTGTATGAGAAAGTTGCTGGGGCGGGGACTGCTGTGATGTCTAAGATTCCAGGAGTGAGTAGTGCTAGTACTGACAGGGATACTAGCGCGGGGGCTGTTGGTCAAGCCGGGCAGGACAAAGGAGTGTCAGTGAAGGACTATTTTGCGGAGAAGCTGAAGCCTGGAGAGGAGGACAGAGCACTTTCAGAGGTCATAAGTGAGAAACTCCAGAAGCATAAGCCGGGTGTGAAGGAACATGCAGGGCACTCTGCTGATGCTAGGCCAATGGGGAAGGTGACAGAGTCTCAAGAGGTGAGGCAGCGTTTGGGGACTGACGAGGGGAATGAGAACTTTGTGGTGGAAAAGATTAAGGCCTCTGTTGGTTCATTGCTTGGTGGTACTAATAAAAGTGATGAAGGTCAGCGAGGGCTCTCTAGCCGATCTGCTGCTACCGGGGATGAAGATAGGAGCGGCGTTTGTATGGTGGAGCACCGAAGGCTACAGGAAAACTGAAGGGTGATTACTAGTAAGACTACGGTGAATAAGCAACTAAGTGTTTGTTTTgtgtaaaatttaaaattactCACTCTGTTGTGATTTTCCTAGACAATGTTACTCCTGTCAAGCTTTGTGTATGTTGTTTCTGTTTGCAATGCAAGTGTTTGTGATGTACGATACAGTATTGATTGAAAAGGACATAACGTAACGTATGAGTCTGATGTATGTCTAATGAAATTTGGGTTTGTTCAGTGTgttatttctctattttttcgGGTACATGATGACACTTCTGAGTATGACTTGATGATCCTGCGGAATTGTTGGTTCTGTTACTCTTAATCGGAATTGCCCAAATTTTTAACCCCTTGTTTCCAAGTTTTGGTTCCTTTGCTGCTTCCTGTTTTAAAACAATCAGGTGACaataaacatacacaaacgggAGTGCACATAGAATTAACTGCCAATTCTGCATATTTGATTaggagatacttgagaagagACGATACGCTTCATCTTGAATACAATTTATTCACTTAGTACTGTTAGTAGCAATTTATTTATGAATGCTTAATGATTCATAATTTATTTGAGATACAGTTTTATTTGAGCGCGCAAGTGCAGTGACTGCTTAAGAATGAATCTTGCGAGAGGTACTCCTTTTGTATTTTCGCGATCTTCGTATCTATTAAATCGATTGTACGTATGAATTCTGGTATGATGGCATAAGACTAATAACATATTAACATGCGTGATTCCTGCTATCAATTTCGAGTTTGGAGCATATGAAGAGATTAGAGGAAGGCTAAGTTGAGCAGTCGTGCCATGGCGGAGAGACGGCAAAGTAGAGGACACCAAATGCAGCCCACCTAGCAAGCGAATAGCTCCCAGTCTCCCACCTAGAGTCCGCCTAGCACACAACTAAACGCGTCTAACTCCCGCCTACTGTTCGCTTAGCACACAACTGAACCCGCCTAGCGTTCGCCTACTTACAGATTGAAAGATAATTGTATCACCTCTAAAAGCCGACGAACAACTCAAGAAACCAACTGACCAGAACGAACGCAAGTATGACCGAAAACATAGACTCACAGAGAATCACAACGTACTCACTAAGTCACTAGCAGCTACAAGAAACTCATCACCCGACCATGCTGTTTGATCGACCTAGTTTACACTTTACACTCACAATCTAATATTGTCAAAAATTTGGACTTCTAAATCTTCaacaaaataaattttcaGACACCTGGCGTATTATCATTGGTCCATAAATATATCCACTCTATAACTTTGCAACTGCAAACACTCGATCTCAATTCCACTCCCTTGACTCCAACACTCTCCAAGCCTCCAAGGGCTTCCGCTCTGTCTCTCTTCACTTCACTTTCACTTTCACTTCCTCAAACATAAAAACCTCTGCAGGGAATCATAAACCCTAATCCTATCTTCAACATCAAACTGCTCTAATCCCAGGTAAGTCCTCACCCTCCTTCTTAATCCCAACTTGGGGTCCCTTCAATGAACTGCCCCTACTTCAGTCTGGCTCCCCCAATTTAATGGGCCTCACTCAGTTCCACAACTCCAAGCTTTCACAGCTAAGTTTGTTTTCAATTCCATCAATTTCATATCTGGGTTTCTCGCTTTTTTTAAGCAGTGTTAAGTCTCAGAGATAATGGGTACTAGCCATGAACTATATAGCTCTGTTTGGTCCAAGGGTTTATCACAGGGTTTTGTGTTGTGTTGTAATTTCAAGAAAACTAAGCAGTGGGCGTTTTGGTGGGAATAGAGGGGATAATGGGTTTTATAGGAATGAGTCTTTAGAGGAACCCGCATCGGAAAGTAGTGATTTTGATCCTATTTTGAAGGAGTATGGTATGTTCGAGAATGATAGACCTCCCCGGGAGCATTTATCGGCGGGACGAAGCTTCTTCGGGGATGTGAGGAAAAGTATTAGTAGGGTTCTTGAGGTTTTAGAGCAGGATGAGCCAGGGTTTAATGCGAAAGCAGCTCTGGATGAGCTGGAGATAAAGGTTTCAGGGCTTGTGGTAAGGGGAGTGTTGTTTGAGATATTGAAGGGGGTGAATTATGGGAATAAGATGCGGTGCGCGAAGCTGGGGTTTAAGTTTTTCGTGTGGTCTGGTCAGCAGGAGAGCTATAGGCACACAACGGAGGCCTACcatttgatgatgaagatatttGCAAACTGTGAGGAGTTTAAGGCAATGTGGAGGCTGGTGGATGAGATGATTGAGAAAGGGTATCCAACTACGGCGCGGACGtttaatattttgatatgTACTTGTGGTCAGGCAGGGTTGGCTAGGAAAGTGGTGGAGAGATTCATAAAGTCGAAGACGTTTAATTTCAGGCCGTTTAAACACTCATACAATGCTATTTTGCTGTCCCTTCTTGTAGTGAAGCAGTATAGGTTGATCGAGTGGCTATATCAACAGATGTTGGCAGAGGGTTACTCGCAGGATATTCTCACCTATAATATTGTGATGTGTGCGAAGTATAGGTTGGGGAAGTTGGATCAATTTCATAGATTACTGGATGAAATGGGTAGGAGTGGATGCTCTCCTGATCTTCATACTtacaatcttcttcttcatgtaCTTGGTAAGGGAGACAAACCGCTTGCAGCTCTTAATCTTTTAAATCACATGAAGGAGGAAGGTTTCGATCCAAGGGTTATACACTTCACAACATTAATAGATGGACTGAGCAGGGCTGGAAACATGGAGGCCAGCAAGTATTTCTTCGATGAGATGATAAAGTATGATTGCTTGCCTGATGTTGTATGTTATACTGTAATGATCACTGGATATATTGTGGCTGGGGAACTTGAGAACGCCCTAgcgttgtttgatgaaatggTCATTGATGGGCAGCTTCCAAATGTATTCACATACAATTCTATTATTCGTGGGCTTTGTATGGCAGAAAAATTTAAAGAAGCATGCTCCATGCTTAAAGAAATGGAATCCAGAGGCgttagtccaaatttcactgTATACAGCACGCTAGTAAGTTACTTGCGAAATGCTGGAAAGCTTTCTGAAGCACATAAAGTAATCCAACAGATGGTAGAGAAGGGGCAGTATGCCCACCTGCTTTCCAATCTCAAGAGGCATAGAAGATGTTGAAGCAGCAGATTCTTTGATTTGTGAAGTATTTACTTGCAATCCCCATACGAAGAAAGTAATTTAATTCGCCTTAGTTAACTTAATGTGGCTCCTGGCTGTCTCCAGTGGCACCATGTACCGCAGATTGTTTCAGTAATCGTGGAAGGAAAATAGTGAAGTACACACAACTTATCTTTGGCTTCTATTTTTCATGCAAACTGATTGACATATATGAGATGCAGTTTGTCCATGTTTTCCTCATTATCTTTTGCACTAAAGCTGTGATCGTCGcgttttattttccaaaagtggCAACTACCTCACCGGTCATGACTCACAAGTCTACCTGTCTCCCTCTCCCCTtccctccttttttttttgtttcttttttttttcacttttcacATCCCACCACCACACTTTACCTCTCTGTCTGCTTTGAGTCTATCTTCTAATCACACTTTTAAGTATAGTCGCTCTTACATACATGCATACATAAACATATGCGTAAATGGAATATTGAGGGATGCAAATAGAGTATCTTGCTGTATTTCTTGCATTCCTATCTCCCGTGGTCCGAGTggcttttgattttgagtcATTTCAAAGTTATTGTTTTGGGATTTGGAATGATGCAGTGGTAAACTTTcaccattttcattctttgtaCAGAATCTGTTTCTTGTAGCCATTGAAATTTCATCTCTAGTTTTGAGCAGTTTATGGACTGGCAACACTTTTCCTGCACCTGATCTTATGTAGGGATGATAAAAATTATAGAGATTGGGGAGAAGTAGTATGAGGCTTAACCATACTTTTGTAATTTCCTTGGTATGGCAGTTGTTACTTGCCTAGCACTGGTAGCAGTTTCTGGCATGAAATGTTTTTGGAATATTAGAAGTGACCCAAAATGCAGAGGGGGGTATATGGTACGAAACTACGAATGTTCTTGTACAACATGGA
This genomic interval carries:
- the LOC126802050 gene encoding low-temperature-induced 65 kDa protein-like isoform X1 — encoded protein: MDSHVVRSHVEGEEEEHHEKKSVLNKVKAKAKKLKETIKGHHHDHDQEGQQTPDDHDPDEEDDEDDDPEVHGVPIYDSAARRTDAPVQGDILKVPMRNFGDTRAGRDEYDPKVPRDRTNANVSDPMRSNVPGLHGTTEHGAMHNSGTTRRTDAPVQGGIHFGATHHEHDSAMPGERTSVGYSGPVSDFVPGRQYRTTIGHEDLLGGARTKLVGPTTGPVLKHEEPKGMFDATGGGTHTPRNTPVSSLPHHGNYNSITMDVDSGKTSGSRQVGNLGQTGDNLGKTDVLGEETPVPHRISGTYKSTMDVVPRQTFVSEKGGDSDQSRVNLHRPRGFEEDPHAPKVNPEAYSPSNYETKVTDPTKSGGREIGVTPMLHSFDKMNLHGDDRQYLNDGGNQSQSTRSHEQFSPENQGTSYTETISSATSAIADKAISAKNAVASRLGYGGTETVHDDYSRGYVTGAGKSGSSHRQHQNQVLDPSTNQSKPAETPQVRGTIEPEHNTAADLKPSNQTGGTYTERISSATSAVADKAISAKTVVASKLGYVPSDQVHEVRDVTHTNVPTGTTAADQHGKTITSTVAEKLTPVYEKVAGAGTAVMSKIPGVSSASTDRDTSAGAVGQAGQDKGVSVKDYFAEKLKPGEEDRALSEVISEKLQKHKPGVKEHAGHSADARPMGKVTESQEVRQRLGTDEGNENFVVEKIKASVGSLLGGTNKSDEGQRGLSSRSAATGDEDRSGVCMVEHRRLQEN
- the LOC126802050 gene encoding low-temperature-induced 65 kDa protein-like isoform X2 encodes the protein MDSHVVRSHVGEEEEHHEKKSVLNKVKAKAKKLKETIKGHHHDHDQEGQQTPDDHDPDEEDDEDDDPEVHGVPIYDSAARRTDAPVQGDILKVPMRNFGDTRAGRDEYDPKVPRDRTNANVSDPMRSNVPGLHGTTEHGAMHNSGTTRRTDAPVQGGIHFGATHHEHDSAMPGERTSVGYSGPVSDFVPGRQYRTTIGHEDLLGGARTKLVGPTTGPVLKHEEPKGMFDATGGGTHTPRNTPVSSLPHHGNYNSITMDVDSGKTSGSRQVGNLGQTGDNLGKTDVLGEETPVPHRISGTYKSTMDVVPRQTFVSEKGGDSDQSRVNLHRPRGFEEDPHAPKVNPEAYSPSNYETKVTDPTKSGGREIGVTPMLHSFDKMNLHGDDRQYLNDGGNQSQSTRSHEQFSPENQGTSYTETISSATSAIADKAISAKNAVASRLGYGGTETVHDDYSRGYVTGAGKSGSSHRQHQNQVLDPSTNQSKPAETPQVRGTIEPEHNTAADLKPSNQTGGTYTERISSATSAVADKAISAKTVVASKLGYVPSDQVHEVRDVTHTNVPTGTTAADQHGKTITSTVAEKLTPVYEKVAGAGTAVMSKIPGVSSASTDRDTSAGAVGQAGQDKGVSVKDYFAEKLKPGEEDRALSEVISEKLQKHKPGVKEHAGHSADARPMGKVTESQEVRQRLGTDEGNENFVVEKIKASVGSLLGGTNKSDEGQRGLSSRSAATGDEDRSGVCMVEHRRLQEN
- the LOC126802050 gene encoding low-temperature-induced 65 kDa protein-like isoform X3, with the translated sequence MDSHVVRSHVEGEEEEHHEKKSVLNKVKAKAKKLKETIKGHHHDHDQEGQQTPDDHDPDEEDDEDDDPEVHGVPTRRTDAPVQGDILKVPMRNFGDTRAGRDEYDPKVPRDRTNANVSDPMRSNVPGLHGTTEHGAMHNSGTTRRTDAPVQGGIHFGATHHEHDSAMPGERTSVGYSGPVSDFVPGRQYRTTIGHEDLLGGARTKLVGPTTGPVLKHEEPKGMFDATGGGTHTPRNTPVSSLPHHGNYNSITMDVDSGKTSGSRQVGNLGQTGDNLGKTDVLGEETPVPHRISGTYKSTMDVVPRQTFVSEKGGDSDQSRVNLHRPRGFEEDPHAPKVNPEAYSPSNYETKVTDPTKSGGREIGVTPMLHSFDKMNLHGDDRQYLNDGGNQSQSTRSHEQFSPENQGTSYTETISSATSAIADKAISAKNAVASRLGYGGTETVHDDYSRGYVTGAGKSGSSHRQHQNQVLDPSTNQSKPAETPQVRGTIEPEHNTAADLKPSNQTGGTYTERISSATSAVADKAISAKTVVASKLGYVPSDQVHEVRDVTHTNVPTGTTAADQHGKTITSTVAEKLTPVYEKVAGAGTAVMSKIPGVSSASTDRDTSAGAVGQAGQDKGVSVKDYFAEKLKPGEEDRALSEVISEKLQKHKPGVKEHAGHSADARPMGKVTESQEVRQRLGTDEGNENFVVEKIKASVGSLLGGTNKSDEGQRGLSSRSAATGDEDRSGVCMVEHRRLQEN